Proteins co-encoded in one Malus sylvestris chromosome 9, drMalSylv7.2, whole genome shotgun sequence genomic window:
- the LOC126633789 gene encoding uncharacterized protein LOC126633789: MERAQSRTRQWRQSLSPEERQRYLARRRLIAQEKRQQILTPSDDHTMTSPSNIKQEIPGPSNIQERVHLANYDVEVNPSNIQQQIPEQIEHESASSRVLSDITNRDDQTSARMRTHIGQLTHSNRSQIYDGMLSTVPHNEEEHATRTNRHVRQSRGRRTCN; the protein is encoded by the exons ATGGAGCGTGCTCAAAGTCGTACAAGACAATGGCGTCAATCATTGAGTCCTGAAGAACGTCAAAGATATCTAGCTCGACGACGTCTAATAGCACAAGAAAAAAGACAACAAATTTTAACTCCAAGTGATGATCATACTATGACATCCCCCAGTAACATAAAACAAGAAATTCCTG GTCCCAGTAATATACAAGAACGAGTTCATTTGGCTAACTATGATGTTGAGGTCAACCCCAGtaatatacaacaacaaattccag AACAAATTGAGCATGAAAGCGCGAGTTCAAGGGTTCTGTCAGATATCACAAATCGTGATGACCAAACTTCTGCTAGAATGCGTACTCATATAGGCCAATTGACACATTCGAATAGGTCACAAATATATGATGGGATGCTCTCAACTGTTCCCCATAATG AAGAAGAACATGCAACTAGAACCAATCGTCATGTGCGGCAAAGTAGAGGAAGAAGAACATGCAACTAG